The Leptospira andrefontaineae genome has a segment encoding these proteins:
- a CDS encoding RNA polymerase sigma factor, whose amino-acid sequence MASRKDFMETLYRESNGRIFDFLYKYTGNPETASDLMQDTFLNFFKKYSNSDLNKEQALKLLYTIARNRSINYAKKFSTVKESGTDDMGTYREEGQSFERKTELSDLESRLMDCLDDLEEGERYALVLKNIEKYTLADIADIMGISIATASRLVVKATGKLVEIAKNKQILPME is encoded by the coding sequence ATGGCATCCCGAAAAGATTTTATGGAGACCCTGTATCGGGAATCCAACGGGAGAATTTTTGATTTCTTGTATAAGTATACGGGAAATCCGGAAACTGCCTCAGACCTCATGCAGGATACATTTCTTAATTTTTTTAAGAAGTATTCCAATTCCGACTTAAACAAAGAGCAAGCTCTAAAGCTGTTATACACGATCGCAAGAAATCGATCGATTAACTATGCCAAGAAGTTCTCCACGGTGAAAGAATCCGGGACGGACGATATGGGAACATATCGCGAAGAGGGACAAAGTTTCGAGAGAAAAACGGAACTTTCCGATTTGGAATCCAGATTGATGGATTGTTTAGACGACTTAGAAGAAGGAGAAAGATACGCTTTAGTATTAAAGAATATAGAAAAATACACATTGGCTGATATTGCGGATATCATGGGGATCTCGATTGCAACTGCATCCAGATTGGTTGTGAAAGCTACCGGAAAGCTCGTAGAGATCGCAAAAAACAAACAAATTCTGCCGATGGAATAA
- the metH gene encoding methionine synthase — MKHKFPTYTNPKAQELLKLLEERILVLDGAMGTMIQRYGLGEEDFRDERLKDHPSALKGNNDLLVITKPEVIEEIHYKFLEAGANILETNTFSSNRISQADYNAEAYVDELNRKAVKVARAAMEKFSKTHPDQPLFLAGSIGPTTRTASLSPDVNNPAFRAVTFDELVETFYEQVRALVEEGVDILLSETNIDTLNLKAIIVAIENVFKDLNVRIPVSLSVTITDASGRTLSGQTIEAFYNSIYHANPLSVGINCALGAGEMRPYIEELSRISGCYISCYPNAGLPNAFGGYDQTPEEFGNFLDDFSNQGWLNIAGGCCGTTPAHIKEGAKAVQGKKPRIIPEIEGKTRLSGLEPLNIDEATGFVLIGERTNVTGSPKFKKLILEGNFEEAVSVALQQVEAGANVIDINFDEALLDGEASMKEFLNLIAVEPDIAKVPFMVDSSKWSVLETGLKCIQGKPIVNSISLKEGEEKFLQQAKTIKMYGASVIVMAFDEQGQAATKDDKVRICKRAYDLLVEKADFSPFDIIFDPNILTVGTGIEEHNNYAVDFIEAIKEIKAVCPGAKISGGLSNISFSFRGNNPVREAMHSAFLFYAIKAGMDMAIVNAGMLAVYEEIPKDLLERVEDVLLNRRSDATERLIEFAESFKSGEKVEKKEEAWREGTVEQRLEYSLVKGIVEYIDQDTEEARLKYDQPLQVIEGPLMDGMRVVGDLFGSGKMFLPQVVKSARVMKKSVAYLLPFMEEENRKQAQASKKQKFLIATVKGDVHDIGKNIVAVVLACNNYEVIDLGVMVPCEKILEEARKENVDIIGLSGLITPSLDEMVHVASEMKRTGFDIPLLIGGATTSSAHTSVKISEKYDQPVVHVIDASRVVNVVSKLLSPSLKPDYIKQIKEEQKIQREIYFNTRSDRKLVSIEDARENKYVTDWNITKVTKPNFVGVRVFDNEISLEELVPYIDWSPFFQAWELKGRYPSILESETYGKQAKELFKDAQKLLEDIVSNKRYTTRGVIGVFPANSVGDDIEVYEDETRTKIKTVFHTLRQQISKEEKDEPNYCLADYIAPKESGVADYIGGFAVTAGHGVEAFASIFDSRLDDYNSIMAKALGDRFAEAFAEYMHLKIRKEIWGYVANENLSTEELIRERYQGIRPAAGYPASPDHTEKRTLFDLLEVEKNTGITLTEHFAMMPASSVSGLYFAHSDAKYFAVAKINKDQIQDYANRKGMTVSDVEKWLSPNLAYDPQEAVSRV, encoded by the coding sequence ATGAAACATAAATTTCCCACATATACAAACCCAAAAGCACAAGAACTTCTAAAGTTATTAGAAGAAAGAATACTGGTTCTTGACGGCGCAATGGGAACTATGATCCAAAGGTATGGTTTGGGAGAAGAAGACTTCCGAGACGAAAGACTTAAAGACCATCCTTCTGCACTAAAGGGAAATAACGATCTTCTGGTAATTACTAAACCGGAAGTGATCGAAGAAATACATTATAAGTTTTTGGAAGCAGGAGCGAATATATTAGAAACGAATACGTTTAGCTCAAACAGAATTTCTCAAGCAGATTATAATGCAGAAGCTTATGTTGATGAGCTGAATAGAAAGGCAGTGAAGGTTGCCCGCGCTGCAATGGAAAAGTTCTCCAAAACTCATCCGGATCAGCCGTTATTCCTTGCAGGATCTATTGGGCCCACTACAAGAACAGCTTCTCTTTCTCCCGATGTAAATAATCCTGCATTCCGTGCGGTAACCTTTGACGAATTGGTAGAAACGTTTTATGAGCAGGTGAGAGCGCTAGTGGAAGAGGGAGTGGATATTCTTCTTTCCGAAACGAATATTGATACTTTAAATCTGAAAGCGATCATCGTTGCAATTGAGAACGTATTCAAAGATTTGAATGTACGGATTCCTGTATCTCTGTCTGTTACGATCACCGACGCTTCTGGAAGAACTTTGTCAGGACAGACGATCGAGGCATTCTACAATTCAATCTATCATGCAAACCCTCTTTCTGTAGGGATAAATTGTGCCTTGGGCGCAGGAGAGATGAGACCTTATATAGAAGAATTGTCCAGGATCTCAGGTTGTTATATTAGTTGTTATCCGAATGCAGGTTTGCCTAACGCATTTGGTGGCTATGACCAAACTCCGGAAGAATTTGGGAATTTTTTGGACGATTTTTCCAATCAAGGTTGGTTGAATATTGCAGGAGGATGTTGTGGAACTACTCCGGCTCACATTAAAGAAGGTGCTAAGGCTGTCCAAGGCAAAAAGCCTAGGATCATACCGGAGATAGAAGGAAAAACCAGATTATCCGGATTAGAACCTTTGAATATAGATGAAGCAACAGGTTTTGTCTTAATTGGAGAGAGGACTAACGTAACCGGTTCTCCTAAATTCAAAAAGCTGATCTTAGAAGGAAACTTTGAAGAAGCGGTATCGGTTGCGTTGCAACAGGTAGAAGCAGGAGCTAACGTAATAGATATAAATTTCGACGAGGCTCTTTTGGATGGAGAAGCTTCGATGAAAGAATTCTTAAACTTGATCGCGGTAGAACCTGATATTGCGAAGGTTCCTTTCATGGTAGATAGTTCCAAATGGTCTGTTTTGGAGACAGGATTAAAATGTATCCAAGGAAAACCGATCGTAAACTCTATTTCTTTGAAAGAAGGAGAAGAAAAGTTTTTACAACAGGCAAAAACGATCAAGATGTATGGTGCTTCTGTGATCGTAATGGCTTTCGATGAACAAGGTCAGGCCGCTACAAAGGACGATAAGGTCCGTATTTGCAAAAGAGCTTATGATCTATTAGTGGAGAAAGCGGATTTTTCTCCTTTTGATATTATCTTCGATCCGAACATTCTGACTGTAGGGACGGGGATAGAAGAACATAATAATTATGCAGTCGATTTTATAGAAGCAATCAAAGAGATCAAAGCTGTTTGTCCAGGTGCGAAAATCAGCGGTGGTTTAAGTAATATTTCCTTCTCTTTCCGTGGAAATAACCCAGTAAGGGAAGCAATGCACTCTGCATTCTTATTCTATGCGATCAAAGCTGGAATGGATATGGCGATTGTAAACGCAGGTATGCTAGCAGTTTACGAAGAAATTCCTAAGGATCTTTTGGAGAGAGTAGAAGACGTTCTCTTAAACAGAAGATCTGATGCGACTGAAAGATTGATAGAATTTGCAGAATCCTTTAAGTCAGGTGAGAAGGTCGAGAAAAAAGAAGAGGCCTGGAGAGAAGGAACAGTAGAGCAAAGATTAGAATATTCTTTAGTAAAAGGAATCGTAGAATACATAGACCAAGATACGGAAGAAGCAAGACTCAAATACGATCAACCATTACAAGTGATCGAAGGTCCTTTGATGGACGGAATGAGGGTCGTGGGTGATCTATTCGGATCCGGAAAGATGTTCCTTCCTCAAGTAGTCAAGAGTGCTAGGGTAATGAAAAAGTCCGTAGCTTACCTTCTACCATTTATGGAAGAAGAGAACCGTAAACAAGCTCAGGCTTCTAAAAAGCAAAAATTCTTGATCGCTACAGTGAAAGGAGATGTTCACGATATTGGTAAAAACATCGTGGCAGTAGTTCTCGCGTGTAATAATTACGAAGTGATAGACCTCGGAGTAATGGTCCCTTGTGAGAAAATTTTAGAAGAAGCAAGAAAGGAGAATGTAGATATCATCGGTTTATCCGGGCTCATCACTCCTTCTCTGGATGAAATGGTTCACGTAGCTTCTGAAATGAAAAGAACCGGTTTCGATATTCCTCTGTTGATCGGTGGTGCTACTACAAGTTCTGCTCATACTTCCGTAAAAATTTCTGAAAAGTATGATCAACCTGTGGTCCACGTAATTGATGCTTCCAGAGTTGTGAACGTAGTCTCAAAACTTTTGAGTCCTTCTTTGAAACCGGATTATATAAAACAGATTAAAGAAGAACAAAAGATCCAAAGGGAAATTTATTTTAATACTAGAAGCGATCGTAAACTTGTTTCTATCGAAGATGCCCGAGAAAATAAATACGTTACGGATTGGAATATAACCAAGGTAACTAAGCCGAACTTTGTAGGAGTTCGAGTTTTTGATAACGAGATCTCTCTAGAGGAACTTGTTCCTTATATAGATTGGTCCCCATTTTTCCAGGCTTGGGAGTTAAAAGGACGTTATCCTTCTATTCTGGAAAGCGAAACTTACGGTAAACAAGCCAAAGAATTATTTAAAGACGCTCAGAAATTATTAGAAGATATCGTTTCTAATAAAAGGTATACGACCAGAGGAGTGATCGGCGTCTTCCCTGCGAATAGTGTCGGCGACGATATCGAAGTCTACGAAGATGAAACCAGGACAAAAATTAAGACTGTTTTTCATACTCTTCGTCAACAAATCAGCAAAGAAGAAAAAGACGAACCTAACTATTGTTTAGCGGACTATATTGCCCCAAAAGAAAGTGGAGTCGCTGATTATATTGGTGGTTTTGCTGTCACTGCTGGCCATGGAGTAGAAGCATTTGCATCCATATTCGATTCTCGCTTGGATGATTATAATTCCATCATGGCAAAGGCCTTAGGCGATCGTTTCGCAGAAGCTTTTGCTGAATACATGCACCTGAAGATCAGAAAAGAAATTTGGGGTTATGTGGCTAATGAAAATCTTTCTACCGAAGAATTGATCCGAGAACGTTATCAGGGTATTCGTCCTGCGGCAGGTTATCCTGCAAGTCCGGATCATACCGAGAAGAGGACCTTATTCGATCTATTAGAAGTGGAGAAGAATACAGGTATTACTCTCACGGAACATTTTGCGATGATGCCTGCAAGTTCCGTAAGTGGTTTATACTTTGCTCATTCTGATGCT
- a CDS encoding FecR family protein has translation MKYRALVSAVVIFSTLVALPSSLFAEEEIAIVLFVVGDVSGTQEGKKISLKKNSILKKQDELETKEGKVDLQIGPSVVVRIAAFTKVKIAELSSDKKANKSKLELVSGKVFARVDKGSKKEDFTITAPSYNAGVRGTQFVVCEENEAQRKENPDNEDSDVPNGIFVKEGEVGVTTENGKNFPLKRDEEAIVSPQGLLKQPLEEFMREKMKILDGFKKIMEENYKILRDQKLQNQELLNQTKQDM, from the coding sequence ATGAAATACCGAGCACTTGTATCTGCCGTTGTCATTTTTTCTACTTTAGTTGCTTTACCTTCTTCTTTATTTGCAGAAGAAGAAATTGCAATTGTGCTGTTTGTTGTGGGCGATGTCTCCGGAACCCAAGAGGGGAAAAAGATAAGTCTTAAAAAGAATTCTATCTTAAAAAAGCAGGATGAACTTGAAACGAAAGAAGGAAAAGTGGACCTTCAAATCGGTCCTTCCGTTGTTGTTCGTATTGCAGCTTTTACGAAAGTGAAAATTGCTGAGCTAAGTTCCGACAAAAAGGCGAATAAATCAAAATTAGAACTCGTTTCTGGCAAAGTCTTTGCTCGGGTCGATAAGGGGTCTAAGAAAGAAGATTTTACAATCACTGCACCTTCTTATAATGCGGGCGTTCGAGGCACGCAGTTTGTAGTTTGCGAAGAAAACGAAGCTCAACGCAAAGAAAATCCTGATAATGAAGATTCAGATGTGCCAAACGGAATCTTTGTGAAGGAAGGAGAGGTCGGAGTTACTACAGAAAATGGAAAGAACTTTCCGCTAAAACGAGATGAAGAAGCTATAGTATCTCCTCAAGGTCTTCTTAAACAGCCTTTGGAAGAATTCATGCGCGAGAAAATGAAAATTTTAGATGGTTTTAAGAAGATCATGGAAGAAAATTATAAGATTCTTCGAGATCAGAAACTCCAGAATCAAGAATTATTAAATCAAACTAAGCAGGATATGTAA
- a CDS encoding DUF362 domain-containing protein, with product MAYVVTEPCVGCKITYCAAACPVEAFREGKDYLVIDPDICINCNDCLRECPVNAIFPEDEVPVIWKDWIVLNAKESKTLPMINDLKKPLLDKHCNIKEL from the coding sequence GTGGCATACGTAGTAACTGAGCCCTGCGTAGGGTGCAAAATTACTTACTGTGCTGCTGCCTGTCCTGTAGAAGCTTTCCGAGAAGGAAAGGACTACTTAGTTATAGATCCGGACATTTGTATCAATTGTAATGATTGTTTGAGAGAATGTCCGGTGAATGCCATCTTCCCGGAGGATGAGGTGCCGGTGATATGGAAAGATTGGATCGTTTTGAACGCAAAAGAATCGAAAACGTTACCAATGATCAACGATCTTAAAAAACCTCTTCTAGACAAACACTGCAATATTAAAGAATTATGA
- the ahcY gene encoding adenosylhomocysteinase — translation MSATIQEKGLKYKVKDISLADWGREEIILAEKEMPGLMSLRKEYKGKQPLKGARIAGSLHMTIQTAVLIETLTELGAEVRWSSCNIFSTQDHAAAAIAKTGVPVFAWKGETEEEYWWCVEQTIFFEDGKGPNMILDDGGDLTMYVHEKYPQLLAEIKGVSEETTTGVKGLEKLLKKGELKLPAINVNDSVTKSKFDNLYGCRESLADGIKRATDVMLAGKVALVCGYGDVGKGSAASLRNFGARVIVTEIDPICALQAVMEGYQVLRVEDAIEFVDIVVTATGNDDIISLEHMKAMKDGAILCNIGHFDTEIQMSRLNAEKGVVKKEIKPQVDKYTFENARSIIVLAEGRLVNLGCATGHPSFVMSCSFTNQVLAQIELWNNKYEIGVYRLPKKLDEKVAALHLEQLGVRLTTLNAKQAEYIGVPVEGPFKPEHYRY, via the coding sequence ATGTCCGCTACAATACAAGAAAAAGGTTTAAAATATAAGGTTAAAGACATTTCTCTCGCGGACTGGGGTCGCGAAGAAATCATTCTGGCAGAAAAAGAAATGCCAGGTCTGATGTCCTTACGCAAAGAATATAAAGGGAAGCAGCCTCTGAAAGGTGCGCGTATTGCGGGTTCCCTTCACATGACTATCCAAACTGCAGTCCTGATTGAAACTCTAACTGAGCTTGGAGCGGAAGTTCGTTGGTCTTCTTGCAATATCTTCTCTACACAAGACCATGCAGCAGCTGCTATCGCAAAAACCGGAGTTCCTGTGTTCGCTTGGAAAGGTGAAACAGAGGAAGAATACTGGTGGTGCGTTGAGCAAACCATTTTCTTCGAAGATGGAAAAGGCCCTAACATGATCCTGGACGATGGTGGAGATCTCACCATGTATGTTCACGAGAAATATCCTCAACTTCTTGCAGAGATCAAAGGAGTTTCTGAAGAAACTACTACAGGAGTAAAAGGCCTCGAAAAACTTCTCAAAAAAGGCGAGTTAAAACTTCCTGCGATTAACGTGAACGATTCCGTTACCAAGTCTAAATTCGACAACTTATACGGTTGTAGAGAATCATTAGCAGACGGTATCAAACGTGCAACTGACGTGATGCTTGCTGGAAAGGTTGCTCTTGTTTGTGGTTACGGAGACGTTGGGAAGGGTTCTGCTGCTTCTTTACGCAATTTCGGCGCTAGAGTAATCGTTACTGAAATCGATCCAATCTGCGCTCTTCAGGCAGTAATGGAAGGATACCAAGTTCTAAGGGTAGAAGATGCGATTGAATTCGTGGATATTGTAGTAACTGCGACAGGAAACGACGACATTATTTCCCTTGAACACATGAAAGCAATGAAAGACGGCGCGATTCTTTGCAATATCGGACACTTCGACACTGAAATCCAAATGTCCAGATTGAACGCTGAAAAGGGCGTAGTTAAGAAAGAAATCAAACCTCAAGTAGACAAATACACTTTCGAGAATGCTAGATCCATCATCGTTCTTGCAGAAGGTCGTTTGGTGAACTTGGGTTGCGCAACTGGTCACCCATCTTTCGTAATGTCCTGTTCTTTCACGAACCAAGTATTGGCTCAGATCGAACTTTGGAACAATAAGTACGAGATCGGCGTCTATAGATTGCCTAAAAAATTAGATGAGAAAGTTGCAGCGTTACATTTGGAGCAATTAGGAGTTCGCCTAACCACATTAAACGCTAAACAAGCTGAGTATATCGGAGTGCCGGTAGAAGGTCCGTTCAAACCGGAACACTACCGCTATTAA
- a CDS encoding ArsR/SmtB family transcription factor has product MSLKDTFLERESVETYSDSIVALSAGKGTFQDRDILLAIKALSDETRIRVLRILSIAPLNVQEITEVLDMGQSRISRHLKILADAGFLTFQREGSWVYYSPKVSNDDSQDFSARFHTLLLDFEKNLPYSEQDFTKTKDILRQRDLKRSKYFDDVAQNWESIQSDVLDPVLYRNKILDLLPEHSRRILDLGCGPGGLIPYLLTKSQEVIGIDSSEKMIKEARSSFLNNSQVQLFTSEIETLPENLSQSADSVVASMVLHHLSNPPQAMKEIHKVLKDDGVFIIVDLKKHNQEIMRDNFADLWLGFESELLTDWLNHTGFSLESIEEVESQKYFKVLIIKAKKRGGL; this is encoded by the coding sequence ATGTCGCTAAAGGATACATTCTTAGAAAGAGAATCTGTCGAAACTTACTCAGATTCAATCGTTGCGCTTTCTGCGGGAAAGGGAACTTTTCAGGACCGGGACATTCTACTCGCGATAAAGGCGTTATCAGATGAAACCCGTATTCGAGTTCTTCGGATACTCTCTATTGCTCCTCTCAATGTTCAGGAAATAACGGAAGTTTTGGACATGGGGCAATCCAGGATCTCTAGGCATCTAAAGATATTAGCGGATGCAGGATTTTTGACATTTCAACGTGAAGGTTCTTGGGTATATTATAGCCCTAAAGTTTCAAACGACGATTCACAAGATTTTTCTGCAAGATTTCATACACTTCTTCTGGATTTTGAAAAGAATCTTCCATATTCAGAACAAGATTTCACTAAGACTAAAGATATACTCAGACAAAGAGATCTGAAAAGATCAAAATACTTCGATGATGTCGCTCAGAATTGGGAAAGCATCCAAAGTGATGTTCTGGATCCGGTTTTATATAGAAATAAGATCCTTGATCTACTTCCGGAACATTCTCGTCGGATCTTAGACCTTGGATGCGGTCCTGGCGGCTTAATTCCTTATTTATTGACGAAGAGCCAGGAAGTGATCGGGATCGATTCTTCTGAAAAGATGATTAAAGAGGCAAGAAGTTCCTTCTTGAATAATTCTCAAGTTCAATTGTTTACTTCTGAGATTGAAACTTTGCCTGAGAATCTGAGCCAGTCGGCAGATTCTGTCGTAGCTTCGATGGTCCTCCACCACCTTTCCAACCCGCCTCAGGCTATGAAAGAAATACATAAAGTTCTAAAAGACGATGGTGTTTTCATCATCGTAGATTTAAAGAAACACAACCAAGAAATCATGCGCGATAATTTCGCCGATTTATGGCTCGGATTCGAGTCGGAACTTCTCACAGATTGGCTGAACCATACTGGCTTTAGTCTTGAATCTATCGAAGAAGTAGAATCTCAGAAATACTTCAAAGTATTAATAATTAAAGCTAAGAAAAGAGGAGGACTTTAA
- a CDS encoding DUF1564 family protein — protein sequence MISTVFQNEKLKRKAKIVQNRYPSTALVPERLWRKVPVDCKRNFPRYLRRLQEKYSLLLQSQRYIGRNPLRTSFQAKGQSLVRHSYRPKEENYQELRNVALAHGVSMNYIIVLMIHWDSLEVDERILSHFWRNRKAPTSRIIDIRRVLNLETREVRIILVGWPRKFILERGSPDWN from the coding sequence ATGATCTCTACCGTTTTCCAAAATGAGAAGCTCAAACGAAAGGCAAAGATTGTTCAGAATCGATATCCGTCTACGGCATTGGTTCCGGAAAGGCTTTGGAGAAAAGTTCCTGTCGATTGTAAACGAAACTTTCCAAGATATTTGAGGCGTTTGCAAGAGAAGTATAGCTTGTTGCTTCAGTCCCAGAGATATATTGGACGAAACCCACTCCGAACTTCCTTTCAGGCTAAAGGCCAAAGCCTGGTCCGTCATAGTTATCGTCCGAAAGAAGAAAATTATCAGGAGTTAAGAAATGTAGCTCTCGCACATGGAGTTTCAATGAATTACATAATCGTATTAATGATTCATTGGGACTCACTTGAAGTAGATGAAAGAATTCTTTCTCATTTTTGGCGAAATCGAAAGGCGCCGACTTCAAGGATCATAGATATTCGCCGTGTTTTGAATTTAGAAACAAGAGAGGTTCGGATTATATTAGTAGGTTGGCCTCGTAAATTTATCCTGGAAAGGGGATCTCCAGATTGGAATTAG
- a CDS encoding FecR family protein yields the protein MDENFEHKIRKAIEGEKNEFSSSIDKLSDMLSKSWVSPPSNISFEEIYEKAQASKVINFKKPLLYTIASAAAILIGAFGFLILQNPKVAPIKNELGISVTKIIGKGYLFSSDSEKLLALNEGESVGYGQILKTEPGSKLFLSIAKGEGMILEESTELEIMKEGKQSFRLRNGSILVHLHKNLKKDEFRILTEAGLVEVRGTKFEVRESLKEGTIVSVLEGRVAAKSISEPNRGEQVLQPGQKIRLEAKGFQRTFLSSAEQKDLGAKFSELHVDEIARSSEKSFSNEDDLFNEYQRLERVLLSNGETLEGVIVDMDENFMYLQTLEKEIKIQRDSVMEVIQLR from the coding sequence ATGGACGAAAATTTCGAACATAAAATAAGGAAGGCGATCGAAGGTGAGAAGAATGAATTCAGTTCTTCTATCGATAAATTGTCCGATATGCTTTCCAAATCTTGGGTTTCCCCTCCTTCAAATATTTCTTTCGAAGAAATTTACGAAAAGGCCCAAGCTTCTAAGGTTATTAATTTTAAAAAACCGCTATTATATACTATTGCATCCGCAGCCGCAATCCTGATTGGAGCATTCGGATTTCTTATTTTACAAAATCCTAAAGTTGCTCCGATAAAGAACGAACTTGGAATATCCGTGACTAAAATTATCGGTAAAGGATACTTATTCTCATCCGATTCCGAAAAACTTTTAGCCTTAAACGAAGGTGAATCTGTAGGTTATGGCCAAATTCTAAAGACCGAACCAGGATCTAAACTTTTCCTTAGCATTGCAAAGGGAGAAGGTATGATCTTGGAAGAATCCACAGAGCTCGAGATCATGAAAGAAGGAAAACAATCTTTCCGACTTCGTAATGGAAGTATATTAGTTCATCTACACAAGAATCTCAAAAAAGATGAGTTCAGGATCCTAACCGAAGCAGGTTTGGTAGAAGTCAGAGGAACAAAATTCGAAGTACGAGAAAGTTTGAAGGAAGGAACTATAGTCTCCGTGTTAGAAGGCAGGGTAGCTGCTAAGAGTATCAGCGAACCAAACCGTGGAGAGCAAGTTTTGCAGCCAGGCCAAAAGATCCGCTTGGAGGCGAAGGGTTTTCAGCGAACTTTCCTTTCTTCAGCAGAGCAAAAGGACCTTGGGGCTAAATTTTCAGAACTTCATGTGGACGAGATTGCAAGAAGTTCTGAAAAATCTTTCTCCAATGAAGATGATCTATTTAATGAATACCAACGATTGGAGAGGGTCTTACTTTCCAACGGTGAGACGCTAGAAGGCGTGATCGTCGACATGGACGAAAATTTTATGTATTTGCAAACTTTAGAGAAGGAAATAAAAATCCAAAGAGATTCAGTTATGGAGGTGATTCAACTTCGTTAA
- a CDS encoding DNA-methyltransferase, with translation MKEILVPETSHILYNSDSRKMDKLSNESVNLVLTSPPYPMVEMWDDLFKSWDKNTKSALAKNLGNEAFEAMHLQLDKVWSECFRVLKEGGILLVNIGDATRSIGGEFSLFSNHSRILQACRNFGFSSLPDILWRKQTNSPTKFMGSGMYPVGAYVTYEHEYILVLRKGGLRKYSKSETEIRRNSAFFWEERNVWFSDIWDLKGERQIFKDVGASRERTAAFPLDFAYRLVNMFSIKGDTVLDPFLGTGTASLAALLACRNSVGYDVDEGILEIARKRLLGAMNVSSKILQNRLQSHLDFISDRKKQKKEISHKNKHYGFPVITSQETELTFESVDSSIENGHFSLKAHYSRFNLQNSSKK, from the coding sequence ATGAAGGAAATACTCGTTCCGGAAACTTCTCATATCTTATACAATTCCGATTCGAGAAAAATGGATAAGCTTTCGAATGAAAGCGTTAACCTCGTATTAACTTCCCCCCCTTATCCCATGGTAGAAATGTGGGACGATCTCTTCAAAAGCTGGGACAAAAATACTAAAAGTGCTCTTGCCAAAAACTTAGGAAATGAAGCCTTCGAGGCAATGCATTTACAACTGGATAAAGTTTGGAGCGAATGTTTCCGAGTTTTGAAAGAAGGCGGGATCCTGCTTGTAAACATTGGAGATGCTACTCGTAGTATCGGAGGTGAATTTAGTCTGTTTTCGAATCATTCGAGGATTTTACAGGCTTGTCGTAACTTCGGCTTTTCTTCGCTGCCAGATATTCTTTGGAGAAAGCAAACTAATTCCCCAACCAAGTTTATGGGTTCCGGAATGTATCCAGTAGGGGCCTATGTTACCTACGAGCATGAGTATATTCTTGTCCTTCGGAAAGGAGGATTGAGAAAGTATTCGAAATCTGAGACGGAGATCCGACGAAATAGCGCCTTTTTCTGGGAAGAAAGAAATGTCTGGTTCTCGGATATTTGGGATTTAAAGGGAGAAAGGCAGATTTTTAAGGATGTAGGAGCTTCGCGGGAAAGAACTGCCGCGTTTCCTCTAGATTTCGCCTATCGATTGGTTAACATGTTTTCCATAAAGGGGGATACAGTGTTGGATCCTTTTTTGGGAACGGGGACCGCATCGCTAGCGGCTCTTCTTGCCTGCAGAAATAGTGTTGGATATGACGTAGATGAGGGGATTCTTGAAATTGCAAGGAAGAGGCTTCTTGGCGCAATGAATGTTTCGTCGAAGATACTACAAAATAGACTGCAAAGCCATCTGGATTTCATTTCCGATCGGAAGAAGCAAAAGAAAGAGATCTCGCATAAAAATAAGCATTATGGATTTCCAGTAATTACTTCTCAGGAGACAGAATTGACTTTCGAATCAGTAGATTCTTCGATAGAGAATGGACATTTCTCCCTGAAAGCCCACTATTCCAGATTTAATTTACAAAATTCTTCTAAAAAGTAA
- a CDS encoding TIGR04454 family lipoprotein: MKNTFFSILTILIFAGLISCGGAKVSQAECDPVVNELISNLAVGQTPEQADKLKAMQGQISAHLLKECMTGKYDLTCLKSSKSLAALATCKK; the protein is encoded by the coding sequence ATGAAAAACACGTTTTTTTCGATCCTTACGATTCTAATTTTTGCAGGTCTTATTTCTTGCGGCGGAGCGAAAGTTAGCCAAGCAGAATGTGATCCAGTTGTAAACGAATTGATTTCCAACCTTGCTGTTGGTCAAACTCCAGAGCAGGCAGATAAACTGAAAGCTATGCAAGGTCAAATTTCCGCTCATCTACTCAAAGAGTGTATGACTGGTAAATACGATCTTACTTGTTTAAAATCTTCTAAATCACTTGCAGCTCTCGCTACTTGTAAGAAGTAA